From one Nematostella vectensis chromosome 7, jaNemVect1.1, whole genome shotgun sequence genomic stretch:
- the LOC5518972 gene encoding receptor expression-enhancing protein 5, which translates to MEPPCKKVVRKNSEPHREDAFTDTIMEEIDSLLMQQNFFTDLLRKIENFTRVPRRIQVLLMVLFTLLYVAEGYAAACFCNVIAVVFPVYASISAIENPDYEIGTKWLMYWVIFAFVNFMEVFIAWLPSFYLLKFLFLVWCMAPGRVSGSEVMYFRVVRPLVMRHKARVNDVISDAAKRVRQVAERTVDDLVASRAAGKIIGFTHEGVTNETPAIEQPENSIDIDKTD; encoded by the coding sequence ATGGAACCTCCGTGCAAAAAGGTAGTCAGGAAAAACAGCGAACCACACCGGGAGGACGCATTCACCGATACCATCATGGAGGAAATCGACAGTCTTTTGATGCAGCAGAACTTCTTCACTGATCTGCTCAGGAAAATCGAGAATTTCACGCGAGTACCGCGGCGTATCCAGGTACTTCTGATGGTTCTATTTACGCTACTCTACGTCGCCGAAGGCTACGCTGCTGCGTGTTTTTGCAACGTTATTGCCGTCGTCTTTCCAGTCTACGCCTCCATCAGCGCCATCGAGAATCCAGACTACGAGATTGGCACAAAATGGCTGATGTACTGGGTCATCTTTGCTTTCGTTAACTTCATGGAGGTTTTTATCGCGTGGCTGCCAAGTTTTTACTTGCTGAAATTCTTGTTTCTTGTCTGGTGCATGGCGCCCGGGAGGGTAAGTGGCTCCGAGGTAATGTATTTTAGAGTCGTGAGGCCTTTGGTGATGCGACACAAAGCGAGGGTCAACGATGTCATTTCCGACGCTGCGAAGAGGGTCCGACAGGTAGCCGAGCGAACAGTGGATGATCTTGTGGCCTCCCGAGCGGCGGGGAAGATAATCGGTTTCACACACGAAGGGGTCACGAATGAGACACCAGCGATCGAGCAGCCTGAAAACAGCATTGACATTGACAAAACAGATTAG
- the LOC5518921 gene encoding ATR-interacting protein: protein MSNWGRNNGPRQQKKRTFIYNTPANHPPVANFVNNLPPQHSGLTSENDISSPRKKRKSSHGATNDRATENLLRDLPPEAFDDDLGDEFGIDDDDALCEVASLAELQTQQSVQTSAASVGVSGVGISNTTRRNRTSVTCGPDTDTGIEFSESLLDDCDELEMINAIDNVSGSVNQRSSCTFEKRSADQIKGNANSNARPLQKGIVLKPDATTNLLPSNQSEQSTNGKAIEAKEVFSDSRIQSLQKEIEELKEKYSKAQSNVQSLEEEKYGKDGELRMLKESLAHFQAEEAKKREQIRAMEDQRKQEQSEKEKELQKQVEHLTTRLKFQEQEIAQAMEQRKKHTSKNSADEICSPYREPSIAGNFQNTTPVRGIPMGSSFYEKEKRLTKVNTNEITTDNSENSYSETISKSFSGVFPVLEEMKEECVLSKSILRTDVSSKGVEVELLQKLFRAQNVELNRPDYSSDALTEEETLVSLLRPTAKPSTFDNTTKKSEELDVPPTLLLFETPLTSKTQSGSSFKDSKADQEDCVKLAFESLNELLNSEQVSLGKQNPSVFDIKDACARDETSAIHSAVGLLPVLESHIALYCDLRLDKDESLTSTYSGGVDMSDQQDACTPDREGAQALSEALNNCIKSLQCLNVLVLYSVNVCEMMLRSARTLKRGDRNEDNEKEKGKEGEMASLVERSVLLDLTYKLLTKQPNEPSTISHAALHVLASLAQKCPNKYQNRLFLLLTEGLLTQCLTKNPSFTMLSLVMSVLIPMAAFDSAVLPYLCPQSDECLLVKIYQGVLDDSCDILHSTKTTVQMQVVEFLNKLLSRHPEALSFLLDTECHCTMELTKSLVLMLYKEMVFLQKQDSSLILLDEGASSSLSLVRHGMILLWTLCTNDRLFLEHRLEVVQQFANLILGVSRLYHSLSGTISETEVMSLQDLAELDHSEDLEILQFGDEDDAENMDIDG from the exons ATGTCTAATTGGGGTAGAAATAATGGACCAAGACAGCAAAAGAAGCGGACCTTTATATACAACACGCCAGCAAATCATCCTCCGGTCGCCAATTTTGTCAACAATCTACCACCACAACACAGTGGCTTGACAAGCGAAAATGACATTTCTTCGCCACGAAAGAAGCGAAAAAGCTCCCATGGGGCTACGAATGATAGAGCAACAGAGAATCTATTAAGGGATCTTCCGCCAGAGGCATTCGATGATGATCTAGGCGATGAATTTGGGATCGATGACGACGATGCACTGTGCGAAGTTGCGTCGCTTGCAGAGCTCCAAACTCAACAAAGTGTGCAAACCTCTGCTGCTAGTGTTGGGGTGTCTGGGGTTGGGATTTCGAACACCACTAGACGGAATCGAACATCTGTCACATGCGGACCAGACACTGATACAGGGATAGAATTCTCTGAAAGTCTTTTGGATGATTGTGATGAGCTTGAAATGATAAACGCGATTGATAATGTTTCAGGTTCTGTTAATCAGAGATCTAGTTGTACCTTTGAAAAGAGGTCAGCAGATCAGATTAAAGGTAATGCGAACTCTAATGCAAGGCCTCTACAAAAAGGGATTGTTTTAAAACCAGATGCTACCACCAATTTATTACCTAGTAACCAATCTGAACAATCCACAAATGGCAAGGCAATTGAGGCTAAAGAAGTTTTTAGTGATAGTAGAATACAAAGCTTGCAGAAAGAGATTGAAGAGTTGAAGGAAAAATACAGCAAAGCACAGAGTAATGTACAGAGTCTTGAAGAAGAGAAATATGGTAAAGATGGTGAATTGAGAATGTTGAAAGAGTCTTTGGCTCATTTTCAGGCAGAAGAAGCAAAGAAGCGAGAGCAGATTAGAGCTATGGAGGATCAACGTAAGCAAGAGCAGTCAGAAAAGGAAAAGGAATTACAAAAACAGGTTGAGCATCTAACAACACGTTTAAAGTTCCAGGAACAAGAGATTGCCCAAGCTATGGAGCAACGAAAAAAACATACATCCAAAAATTCTGCTGATGAAATTTGTAGTCCTTACCGAGAGCCATCCATTGCTGGAAACTTTCAGAATACTACTCCTGTAAGAGGGATCCCTATGGGAAGCTCATTCTATGAGAAAGAGAAGCGCCTTACTAAAGTTAATACAAATGAAATAACTACAGACAATTCTGAGAATAGTTACTCGGAGACAATCTCCAAGAGTTTTTCAGGAGTTTTTCCTGTGCTGGAGGAAATGAAAGAAGAATGTGTTTTGAGTAAAAGTATTCTCAGAACTGACGTCTCCTCAAAAGGGGTGGAAGTAGAGCTTTTACAGAAGCTCTTTAGAGCTCAAAATGTTGAACTCAACAGGCCTGACTACTCATCTGATGCTTTGACAGAGGAGGAAACTCTTGTCTCGTTGCTGCGACCAACAGCTAAACCATCTACTTTTGATAACACCACTAAGAAATCTGAAGAGTTAGATGTTCCTCCTACTCTTTTGCTATTTGAGACTCCATTAACATCTAAAACACAGTCTGGCTCATCCTTTAAGGATTCAAAAGCAGACCAAGAAGACTGTGTAAAATTAGCATTTGAATCGTTAAACGAACTCCTCAACAGTGAACAAGTTTCTCTGGGTAAACAAAATCCAAGTGTATTTGATATAAAAGATGCATGTGCAAGAGATGAAACTTCTGCCATTCACTCTGCTGTTGGTCTTCTACCTGTCCTTGAATCACATATTGCTTTGTATTGTGACCTACGCCTAGACAAGGATGAAAGCTTAACCAGTACATATTCTGGGGGAGTTGATATGTCAGATCAACAAGATGCTTGTACTCCTGATAGGGAAGGAGCCCAAGCATTAAGTGAGGCATTGAACAATTGTATTAAGTCTTTACAATGTCTTAATGTCCTGGTATTGTATAGTGTTAATGTTTGTGAGATGATGCTTAGATCAGCGAGGACTCTCAAAAGGGGAGATAGGAATGAGGACAACGAGAAGGAGAAAGGAAAAGAAGGGGAGATGGCAAGCTTG GTTGAAAGATCTGTTCTTTTGGATTTGACATACAAGCTGCTTACCAAACAGCCT AATGAGCCAAGTACAATTTCACATGCAGCCCTGCATGTTCTAGCATCTCTGGCTCAAAAGTGCCCTAACAAATATCAGAACAG attatttttgcttttgacTGAGGGTCTTCTCACTCAGTGTTTGACCAAGAATCCGTCCTTTACCATGCTATCGCTTGTCATGTCAGTCCTTATTCCTATGGCTGCATTTGACTCTGCAGTTCTCCCTTATCTTTGTCCACAATCAG ATGAGTGTCTTTTAGTGAAGATTTACCAAGGTGTGCTAGATGATTCATGTGACATACTGCATTCAACCAAGACAACAGTCCAAATGCAG GTTGTGGAGTTTCTTAATAAGCTGCTTTCAAGACATCCAGAAGCTTTGTCTTTTCTTTTGGACACAGAATGCCACTGCACTATGGAG CTAACCAAGTCTCTTGTTCTGATGCTTTACAAAGAGATGGTTTTCTTGCAAAAACAGGATTCAAGTTTGATTCTTCTCGATGAGGGAGCAAG TTCCAGCTTGTCTCTTGTGCGACATGGCATGATTCTTCTCTGGACGTTGTGCACCAATGACAGATTGTTCTTGGAGCACAGACTGGAAGTAGTACAGCAGTTTGCTAACCTCATCCTTGGGGTTTCAAGACTCTACCACAGCCTTTCTGGAACTATCAGTGAGACAGAAG TGATGTCACTGCAAGACCTGGCTGAGTTAGACCATAGTGAAGATCTGGAAATACTACAGTTTGGGGACGAAGATGATGCAGAGAACATGGATATTGATGGATAG